Proteins from one Deltaproteobacteria bacterium genomic window:
- a CDS encoding ATP-binding protein yields the protein MPSLSNLLSQIKKDWLLNIAILLVFACIIAGMFWHVSSLVSRVSSSAALNNAKRYLDVLTEFRTLYTSHVVEVLPRKGIEASHNLDLQKSSIPLPATLAMILDEKIGNKVDGAKTRLYSPYPFPWRMNEGGLTDDFAKEAWSILSGSSKSSFYRFEKIEGKEVLRYAIADVMRESCVSCHNSYEGTPKSDWKVGDVRGVLEVMLPMDVITMQTRKKASATISVFTFIALLVMLFLILIIRKNVLYNRNLEYEVVKRTMKLQNEIDQCEIYEAELIIAKEAAERGNKVKIDFLNSINHEIRTPMTLILGFTDLLELEKMTDSQKDHLNEIRNSSLQLLDMINNMLDYSEIEEGHIQVTLEKVNVVDVVKDCVKIVKPIARTYEVSVDYSGLQDCHCLVRADYTRLKQVFLNIIVNAVEYNRKNGSVSFKCENSGGEGIRLKVMDTGSGINYEDQGHIFEPFMRIAATTIEIRGTGLGLVICKRLLEMMGGSIGFESTPGEGSTFWVDLERAE from the coding sequence ATGCCCTCTCTTTCGAACCTGCTTTCTCAAATAAAAAAGGACTGGCTGTTAAATATTGCTATCTTGCTGGTATTTGCCTGTATTATTGCCGGCATGTTCTGGCATGTTTCCAGTCTTGTTTCCCGTGTTTCCAGTTCAGCTGCCTTAAACAATGCAAAGCGTTACCTTGATGTGCTGACGGAATTTCGTACCCTTTATACATCCCACGTCGTTGAAGTCCTTCCCCGGAAGGGTATAGAGGCATCACATAACCTCGATTTGCAAAAGAGCAGCATTCCTTTGCCTGCAACTCTTGCCATGATACTGGATGAAAAAATTGGCAATAAAGTAGATGGTGCAAAAACCAGGCTGTACAGTCCCTATCCCTTTCCCTGGCGAATGAATGAGGGAGGGCTTACAGATGACTTTGCAAAAGAGGCATGGTCCATTCTTTCCGGTAGCAGTAAATCTTCCTTTTACCGGTTTGAAAAAATTGAAGGTAAAGAGGTTCTTCGTTATGCCATAGCTGATGTAATGCGTGAAAGTTGTGTCTCTTGTCATAACAGTTATGAAGGAACACCAAAAAGTGACTGGAAGGTAGGTGATGTGAGAGGTGTTCTCGAAGTTATGCTTCCAATGGATGTGATAACAATGCAGACAAGGAAGAAGGCAAGTGCAACCATATCGGTTTTTACATTCATTGCTCTTCTTGTAATGCTTTTTTTAATCCTCATTATAAGAAAAAATGTGCTCTATAACAGGAACCTGGAGTACGAAGTGGTTAAAAGAACGATGAAGCTGCAAAATGAAATCGACCAATGCGAGATATATGAGGCGGAACTTATTATTGCCAAGGAAGCAGCTGAAAGGGGGAACAAGGTAAAAATCGATTTTTTAAACAGCATTAATCATGAAATACGAACTCCCATGACGCTAATTCTTGGTTTTACAGACCTGCTGGAACTGGAAAAAATGACGGATAGCCAGAAAGACCACCTTAATGAAATTCGCAATTCCTCACTTCAGTTACTTGATATGATCAACAATATGCTTGACTATTCGGAGATAGAAGAGGGGCATATTCAAGTCACACTGGAGAAGGTAAATGTTGTTGATGTGGTAAAAGATTGTGTCAAGATTGTTAAACCGATTGCACGCACATATGAGGTTAGTGTAGATTATAGCGGCCTGCAAGATTGCCATTGTCTCGTAAGGGCGGATTATACACGCCTTAAACAGGTTTTCTTAAATATCATTGTTAATGCCGTTGAGTATAATCGTAAAAACGGTTCTGTTTCATTTAAGTGTGAAAATAGTGGCGGAGAAGGGATTCGCCTAAAGGTAATGGACACTGGCTCCGGTATAAACTATGAAGATCAAGGTCACATTTTCGAACCTTTCATGAGGATTGCCGCCACAACGATAGAGATTCGGGGAACCGGTCTTGGACTCGTTATTTGCAAACGCTTGCTGGAAATGATGGGAGGTTCTATAGGGTTTGAAAGTACTCCCGGTGAAGGGAGTACTTTTTGGGTTGATTTAGAGAGGGCAGAGTAA
- the mutY gene encoding A/G-specific adenine glycosylase, producing MLRTKRNSMSFAHKLLNWFDGSGRKDLPWQRDRTFYRVWVSEVMLQQTQVNTVIPYFKRFISRFPDIYSLARASLDDVLHLWSGLGYYSRARNLHKTAQLVCDYYEGEFPHDIDNVVSLPGIGRSTAGAILALSKGERQPILDGNVKRVLCRYHAIEGRPGQTSIEKKLWQLAEEHTPYERISEYTQAIMDLGATLCRRRRPHCGLCPFEEDCLAHARGEEEKYPNRKSSGKIPVHESVFLVIRGEEKHLLLEKRPPAGIWGGLWSFPQLSHLNEIDQWCGREGLQILEKEALPPFRHTFSHFHLEINPVKLKVVKADLRTVREGAFLQWHSPEEIEKIGLPAPVKKLL from the coding sequence ATGTTAAGAACGAAAAGAAATAGTATGTCCTTTGCCCATAAGCTTCTGAACTGGTTTGACGGCTCGGGCCGCAAAGACCTTCCCTGGCAGAGAGACCGCACTTTCTACCGTGTCTGGGTTTCAGAGGTTATGCTCCAGCAGACGCAGGTAAACACTGTAATCCCCTATTTTAAACGCTTTATTTCCCGATTTCCCGACATTTATTCTCTTGCCCGGGCATCCCTCGATGATGTTCTCCATCTCTGGTCAGGCCTCGGTTATTACAGCAGAGCAAGAAACCTTCATAAAACAGCTCAATTAGTCTGTGATTATTATGAAGGAGAGTTTCCCCATGATATTGATAACGTCGTCAGCTTGCCTGGTATCGGGCGCTCTACTGCAGGGGCCATCCTGGCCCTTTCAAAGGGAGAGCGGCAGCCCATACTTGACGGCAATGTAAAACGTGTCCTTTGCCGTTACCATGCTATAGAGGGCAGGCCCGGGCAGACATCAATTGAAAAAAAACTCTGGCAATTAGCTGAAGAACATACTCCCTATGAGCGAATTAGCGAATATACACAGGCTATCATGGATCTTGGCGCCACTCTTTGCAGGAGGCGCAGGCCCCATTGTGGTCTCTGTCCCTTTGAAGAGGACTGCCTTGCCCATGCAAGGGGGGAAGAGGAAAAATATCCGAATAGAAAGTCCTCGGGGAAAATACCGGTGCATGAGTCCGTATTTCTTGTCATCAGGGGAGAAGAGAAACATCTGTTGCTGGAAAAACGCCCACCTGCCGGTATATGGGGAGGACTATGGAGTTTCCCTCAGTTGTCTCATCTAAATGAGATCGATCAATGGTGCGGCAGGGAGGGTTTGCAAATTCTGGAGAAGGAAGCGCTTCCCCCTTTTCGCCACACCTTCAGTCACTTTCATCTTGAGATAAATCCCGTAAAGCTAAAAGTAGTAAAGGCCGACTTAAGAACTGTCAGAGAAGGAGCGTTTCTGCAATGGCATAGTCCTGAAGAGATTGAAAAAATAGGTTTGCCTGCGCCCGTTAAGAAGCTGCTTTAG
- a CDS encoding response regulator, with protein MNVLIAEDNERLQQSVGLLMKLWGFDFDLVSNGQEAVEKAITNKNKYDLCLMDIEMPVMDGCKAARRIRREGREFPIIAISGSLNIQELYLDAGMDDYLEKPYDPQILLNKIMKLTV; from the coding sequence ATGAATGTTCTCATTGCTGAAGACAACGAAAGGTTACAACAGTCAGTCGGTTTATTAATGAAGCTCTGGGGGTTTGATTTTGATCTGGTTTCAAACGGGCAGGAAGCTGTAGAAAAAGCAATTACCAATAAAAACAAATACGACCTTTGTCTCATGGATATAGAAATGCCGGTAATGGATGGTTGTAAAGCAGCCCGGAGGATTCGCCGGGAGGGGAGGGAATTTCCTATAATTGCTATCTCGGGCAGTCTGAATATTCAGGAATTATATCTGGATGCAGGAATGGATGACTACCTGGAAAAACCTTACGACCCTCAAATATTATTAAATAAAATCATGAAACTGACAGTCTAG
- the lysS gene encoding lysine--tRNA ligase, whose translation MEELNELITQRRQKLANLREENVNPYPNDFRPDVLTSEIFEKYNPLDGEKLRELDDTYSLAGRIMAKRVMGKAAFVHIADREGKIQLYLKRDAIGQESYQRFKKFDIGDFIGVKGSPFKTKTGELSIDAKEISLLVKSLRPLPEKWHGLTDIETRYRQRYVDLIVNPEVKDIFRKRSEIIRLIRNYLTERDFLEVETPMMQPIPGGATAKPFTTHHNALGMDLYLRIAPELYLKRLVVGGIERVFEINRNFRNEGISPQHNPEFTMLEFYQAYADYEDLMNLFEDMISKVAFEIYGTHMISYQGTEINLNMPWDRLTMKEAILRHSDAEEEVLTDKTKAFEYARKIGLEPEERWGLGKLLTEIFEEVAEHKLIQPTFITEYPTEVSPLSRKNDENPHIVDRFELFIYGREMANAFSELNDPIDQKERFEEQVAEKDAGDEEAHFMDIDYVRALEYGMPPTAGAGLGIDRLVMLLTDSASIRDVLFFPHMRPEVGRKTADDQEEE comes from the coding sequence ATGGAAGAACTTAACGAACTGATTACACAGAGAAGACAAAAACTTGCCAACCTGAGGGAGGAAAATGTTAATCCCTACCCCAATGATTTCAGGCCCGATGTACTAACAAGTGAAATTTTCGAAAAATATAATCCTCTTGATGGAGAAAAGCTCAGAGAACTCGATGACACTTATTCTCTTGCCGGACGGATTATGGCCAAAAGAGTTATGGGGAAGGCTGCCTTTGTTCATATTGCCGACAGGGAAGGCAAAATTCAGCTTTACCTAAAGCGTGATGCCATAGGACAGGAATCTTATCAGCGCTTCAAGAAATTTGATATTGGTGATTTTATCGGTGTTAAGGGGAGCCCTTTTAAAACGAAAACAGGAGAACTCTCAATTGATGCAAAGGAAATTTCACTGCTTGTCAAGTCCTTAAGGCCGCTTCCTGAAAAATGGCATGGACTGACTGATATTGAAACACGGTATCGTCAGCGATATGTGGACCTTATTGTTAATCCCGAAGTGAAAGACATCTTCAGGAAACGAAGTGAGATTATCCGCCTCATCAGGAACTATCTTACGGAGAGGGACTTTCTTGAAGTTGAAACACCCATGATGCAGCCCATTCCCGGTGGCGCCACGGCTAAACCCTTTACGACCCATCATAATGCGCTCGGTATGGATCTCTATTTGCGTATTGCTCCCGAACTCTACCTAAAAAGGCTTGTTGTAGGAGGGATCGAGAGGGTATTTGAAATAAACAGGAACTTCAGGAATGAGGGGATCTCTCCGCAGCATAATCCTGAATTTACCATGCTCGAGTTCTACCAGGCCTATGCCGACTACGAAGATCTGATGAACCTTTTCGAGGATATGATTTCCAAAGTTGCCTTTGAAATATACGGAACACATATGATCAGCTACCAGGGAACGGAAATAAATCTCAATATGCCCTGGGACAGGCTCACCATGAAAGAGGCCATTCTTCGTCATTCCGATGCAGAGGAAGAGGTATTAACGGACAAGACGAAGGCCTTTGAATATGCAAGGAAGATCGGTCTTGAGCCGGAAGAACGGTGGGGGCTGGGCAAGCTTCTTACGGAGATTTTTGAAGAAGTGGCAGAGCACAAGCTTATACAGCCGACCTTTATTACCGAATACCCGACGGAGGTATCGCCCTTATCGAGGAAGAATGATGAAAACCCCCATATTGTCGACCGCTTTGAACTTTTTATCTATGGCCGTGAGATGGCAAATGCTTTTTCCGAGCTTAACGATCCTATTGACCAGAAGGAGCGCTTCGAAGAGCAGGTGGCCGAAAAGGATGCCGGAGACGAAGAGGCCCACTTTATGGACATCGATTATGTAAGGGCGCTTGAGTACGGCATGCCGCCAACGGCCGGTGCCGGACTGGGTATCGACAGGCTTGTCATGCTGCTTACCGATTCTGCTTCCATCAGGGATGTTCTTTTCTTTCCCCATATGAGGCCTGAAGTGGGACGTAAAACCGCTGACGATCAAGAAGAGGAGTAG
- a CDS encoding lipoprotein-releasing ABC transporter permease subunit, with protein sequence MFLPYEVFIGLRYLKAKRKQTFISIITFISIAGVMVGVMALIVVLAVMTGFQEDLRDKILGTNSHIVVTQYGEGMHDFNDVAEKVEKVQGIVAATPFIYSQIMLTSENNVSGVVVRGIDPEREADVTKVGENMEEGSLTDLISKEDATDEKDKIPGIIIGKELSRILGVFLGEEINMVSPLGNMTPMGMVPRMKKYRIVGIFDSGMYEYDTSLAYISIESAQTFFNMKDTVTGIEVKVTDFFNAHHIAKEVRKVLGHRYLVRDWMQMNRNIFTALEMEKAVMFIILLLIILVASFNIVSTLIMVVMEKGKDIAILKSMGATSSSIMKIFLIEGMVIGVVGTLLGGAAGVILSLNLENLLIAFEKSTGIKILSPEVYYLDKIPVHVNYIDVFMIMASAIAITLFATIYPAWQASRLDPAEALRYE encoded by the coding sequence ATGTTTCTCCCTTATGAGGTTTTTATCGGTCTTCGATACCTGAAGGCGAAGCGGAAGCAGACCTTCATCTCTATTATTACCTTCATATCCATTGCCGGTGTCATGGTGGGCGTTATGGCGCTCATCGTCGTTCTTGCCGTCATGACCGGTTTCCAGGAAGATTTAAGAGATAAAATTCTCGGCACAAATTCACATATTGTGGTCACACAGTACGGTGAAGGGATGCACGATTTTAACGACGTTGCCGAGAAGGTTGAAAAGGTGCAGGGAATCGTCGCTGCTACGCCTTTTATCTATTCGCAGATCATGCTTACTTCCGAGAATAACGTGTCCGGTGTCGTTGTAAGAGGCATCGATCCCGAGAGGGAAGCTGATGTGACGAAAGTAGGAGAAAATATGGAGGAAGGGAGCCTCACTGATCTAATTTCCAAAGAGGATGCAACTGATGAAAAGGATAAAATCCCCGGAATTATTATCGGAAAGGAACTTTCCCGCATTTTAGGTGTCTTTCTCGGGGAAGAGATTAATATGGTTTCGCCCCTCGGTAACATGACCCCTATGGGCATGGTACCGAGAATGAAAAAATATCGTATTGTCGGTATTTTCGATTCAGGCATGTATGAATACGATACTTCGCTTGCCTACATTTCTATAGAGTCGGCGCAGACCTTTTTCAACATGAAGGACACGGTGACCGGCATTGAAGTGAAGGTGACCGACTTTTTTAATGCCCATCATATTGCAAAAGAGGTAAGGAAGGTACTGGGACACAGATACCTTGTGAGGGACTGGATGCAGATGAACAGGAATATTTTTACTGCTCTTGAAATGGAAAAAGCGGTTATGTTTATTATCCTTCTTCTCATTATTCTTGTTGCCTCATTCAATATAGTAAGCACCCTCATTATGGTGGTCATGGAAAAAGGAAAGGATATCGCCATATTGAAGTCCATGGGGGCCACATCAAGTTCCATAATGAAAATTTTTCTTATCGAAGGGATGGTTATCGGCGTTGTGGGCACTCTTTTAGGGGGGGCAGCGGGTGTTATCCTGTCACTCAATCTTGAAAACCTGCTCATCGCTTTTGAAAAAAGTACAGGCATTAAAATCCTTTCTCCCGAAGTTTATTACCTGGACAAGATTCCTGTCCATGTAAATTATATCGATGTGTTTATGATTATGGCTTCTGCAATTGCCATTACCCTCTTTGCTACGATCTATCCCGCATGGCAGGCATCGAGACTCGACCCGGCAGAAGCGCTCCGATACGAGTAA
- a CDS encoding cyclic nucleotide-binding domain-containing protein, with protein sequence MAVKVDDLRKTVIESYKKGDWKACITACKELHKRNPGNVAITLKLADVFLKSKQKDNAVKAYLIAAETYKKNGDFLKAVGVYKMILNFAPALKEIEAKIEELCSGKDEEMKDSSLPHIPLLSELNEKELIEVVNSLKHLPYSMGEIICKDGDDGTSIYVITAGAVKVFIEGVAGEKIEIAQLKEGDFFGEAGFFTDGKRHASVMAIDDTELLEMRKEDVENIWKDHPHVKEVLSEFYKKRVLDKLLAVSPLFGILSDEDRKSMLASFNLKKYDEGSVVISEGEEGDAFYIIKNGKAAVTTTEGGEKEIKLAELKEGDFFGEVSLLTGKKRTATVKASTLLEVMELPKGHLKRCIDKYPKVEETLKDYMKARMEDTISTIMALKKMEAKEGLV encoded by the coding sequence ATGGCTGTAAAGGTGGATGATCTAAGGAAAACCGTTATTGAGTCTTATAAAAAAGGAGACTGGAAAGCTTGCATTACGGCATGCAAGGAACTTCACAAAAGAAACCCAGGTAATGTTGCCATAACGCTTAAGCTGGCCGATGTTTTTTTAAAGAGCAAGCAGAAGGATAATGCTGTTAAGGCCTACCTGATTGCTGCCGAGACCTATAAGAAGAACGGCGACTTTCTTAAGGCTGTTGGCGTGTACAAAATGATCCTTAATTTTGCTCCCGCTTTGAAGGAGATTGAGGCGAAGATAGAGGAACTCTGCTCCGGTAAGGATGAGGAAATGAAGGACAGCTCCCTGCCTCATATTCCACTCCTCTCGGAGCTAAATGAAAAGGAACTGATTGAAGTTGTTAACAGCCTTAAACACCTTCCCTATTCCATGGGAGAGATTATCTGTAAAGATGGTGATGACGGGACCTCTATTTATGTGATTACTGCAGGTGCCGTAAAGGTATTTATTGAAGGTGTGGCAGGAGAAAAGATCGAAATAGCCCAGCTTAAAGAAGGCGACTTCTTTGGTGAGGCGGGTTTTTTTACGGACGGGAAAAGGCATGCATCGGTAATGGCTATCGATGATACGGAACTTCTGGAGATGCGGAAAGAGGATGTTGAAAATATTTGGAAAGATCATCCTCATGTCAAAGAGGTTCTTTCCGAGTTTTATAAAAAAAGAGTTTTAGATAAGCTCCTTGCCGTATCGCCTCTTTTTGGTATTTTATCTGATGAAGACAGAAAATCCATGCTTGCTTCATTCAACTTGAAAAAATATGATGAGGGAAGTGTCGTTATCAGTGAGGGGGAAGAGGGAGATGCCTTTTACATTATAAAAAATGGCAAGGCCGCCGTGACTACCACTGAAGGCGGTGAAAAGGAGATTAAGCTGGCCGAACTCAAGGAAGGTGATTTTTTTGGAGAAGTATCCCTGCTCACAGGCAAAAAGCGGACGGCAACCGTTAAGGCTTCTACTCTGCTTGAAGTTATGGAACTGCCCAAAGGTCATCTTAAAAGGTGTATCGATAAATATCCCAAGGTGGAAGAGACACTTAAAGACTACATGAAGGCAAGGATGGAAGATACGATCAGCACAATTATGGCCCTTAAAAAAATGGAAGCAAAGGAAGGCCTCGTATAA
- a CDS encoding ABC transporter ATP-binding protein: protein MAGPLIELKDISKSFGKGSARVDVLNNIDLSLEAGEMVAVLGASGAGKSTMLHILGGIDRPTSGKVLYKGDDIYRMGNGKLSLFRNRDLGFVFQSHHLLPEFTALENVMMPSMIAGHGRNEAREKSLSILDKVGLSHRWHHKSGELSGGEQQRVAVARSLVMNPAVVLADEPTGNLDSKTGDEVFGLMMELNRNMGITLVMVTHNEKLAARLGRKIVVKDGRIAS, encoded by the coding sequence ATGGCAGGCCCGTTAATAGAATTAAAAGATATAAGCAAATCCTTCGGTAAGGGCTCTGCGAGAGTTGATGTGCTTAACAACATTGATCTTTCTCTGGAAGCCGGTGAAATGGTGGCTGTGCTGGGCGCTTCCGGGGCAGGCAAATCGACGATGCTCCATATCCTGGGAGGGATAGATCGCCCAACATCGGGAAAAGTACTTTATAAAGGTGATGATATATACCGAATGGGAAATGGAAAATTGTCCCTCTTCAGGAACAGGGACCTTGGTTTTGTATTCCAGTCTCATCACCTGCTTCCCGAATTTACGGCCCTTGAAAATGTAATGATGCCTTCCATGATAGCCGGACATGGCAGGAATGAGGCGAGAGAGAAATCCTTGTCCATTCTCGATAAAGTCGGTCTTTCCCACCGTTGGCATCATAAAAGCGGCGAACTCTCGGGAGGGGAGCAGCAGCGGGTTGCCGTGGCAAGGTCTCTGGTCATGAATCCGGCTGTTGTTCTTGCTGATGAACCGACGGGGAATCTTGACAGCAAGACCGGTGATGAAGTGTTTGGATTGATGATGGAACTTAACAGGAATATGGGGATAACCCTTGTTATGGTAACACACAATGAGAAGCTGGCAGCCAGGCTGGGCAGGAAAATAGTGGTCAAGGACGGGAGGATAGCTTCTTAA
- the bamA gene encoding outer membrane protein assembly factor BamA — MNRYRSIIFTKIVLVFFLLGSPLFFPADQVFAEEEIITKIEVKGNKRIEADAILSVIDSRVGDYLSKEKVSQDIKNIFKMGYFGNVKVDLSTGDLGPLLTITVEERPFISSIAYEGWSEVTEESIKEVVHIKPYTIFSEEKVREAEKKLEELYEEKGFFLAHISHRLEVKNTETVLVFDIKEGKKVKIKRINLLGNKKMEDKKLLALMETKEGGFFSWLTESGKFEEETLQKDVDLLTSFYYNNGFVQIRIDEPRIFMSPDKKWLYVTIRIEEGEQFSVGKISFAGDLLAEQEEDADILESIRTGEGEIFSRDNLRIDVLTLTDRFGDKGYAFANIFPKTDIDEEKKLVDLTFNADKGRLVNIGRINVSGNTKTKDKVIRREMKLDEGDIYNGSALRRSRQRIFNLGYFKEANVNTKPSAEQDKLDIDIDIEEGPTGTLSVGLGYSSVDGLVGMLQVSQGNLFGRGQKLSVNAEKGGESSSYSISFTEPYLFDSPFSAGIDLFDNSREYDEYKASRRGWGLRTGRAIGEYSRVSLSYSFKDVSITDVAPTAPQEYRDYRNKKTSSIGLTVKKDTRDNYMNPTEGSENSLFIEYADTFGGDTYYYKTIVNSSFFFPSFSDDVIMVHGRIGYAGGLKGQPLHIDEKFRLGGINTLRGFDYRSVGPKEDSIVVGGNKVLLFNIEYVFDIAKDAGLKGLFFYDAGNAYSDDENYDIGNLRESVGYGFRWYSPVGPLRLEWGKVIDPEPGEKDSQWEFSIGTFF; from the coding sequence GTGAACAGGTATAGGAGTATTATATTTACAAAGATTGTTCTTGTTTTTTTCCTCCTGGGTTCTCCTCTTTTTTTTCCGGCAGATCAGGTTTTTGCTGAAGAGGAGATTATTACAAAGATAGAGGTTAAAGGTAATAAAAGGATCGAGGCTGATGCTATCCTGTCAGTTATTGACAGCAGAGTCGGTGACTACCTTTCGAAAGAGAAGGTTTCTCAGGATATTAAGAACATCTTCAAAATGGGCTATTTCGGCAATGTGAAGGTCGATCTTTCCACGGGTGACCTGGGGCCGTTGCTTACTATCACTGTTGAAGAGCGGCCTTTTATCAGCAGCATTGCCTATGAGGGATGGTCTGAGGTGACGGAAGAGTCTATCAAGGAAGTTGTTCATATCAAGCCCTATACTATTTTCAGTGAAGAAAAGGTTAGGGAAGCAGAGAAGAAGCTTGAAGAACTTTACGAGGAGAAGGGCTTTTTTCTTGCTCACATTTCTCACCGTCTTGAAGTGAAAAATACGGAGACAGTGCTTGTTTTTGATATAAAAGAAGGAAAGAAGGTAAAGATCAAGAGAATCAACCTGCTGGGAAACAAAAAAATGGAAGATAAAAAACTGCTTGCTTTAATGGAGACCAAGGAGGGAGGTTTCTTTTCCTGGTTGACGGAATCGGGCAAATTTGAAGAAGAAACCCTCCAAAAAGACGTTGATTTGCTTACTTCCTTCTACTACAATAACGGTTTTGTCCAGATTAGAATTGATGAACCCAGGATTTTCATGTCTCCTGATAAAAAATGGCTTTACGTGACTATCAGGATTGAAGAAGGTGAACAATTTAGTGTGGGAAAAATAAGCTTTGCCGGAGACCTTCTTGCCGAGCAGGAAGAGGATGCAGATATTCTTGAGAGTATCAGAACCGGCGAGGGCGAAATTTTCAGCAGGGATAATTTAAGAATTGATGTTCTAACGCTGACTGACCGCTTTGGTGATAAAGGCTATGCCTTTGCTAATATATTTCCGAAAACGGATATAGACGAGGAAAAGAAGCTCGTTGATTTAACATTTAATGCAGACAAGGGCCGTCTCGTCAATATTGGCAGGATAAATGTGTCGGGAAATACGAAGACAAAAGACAAGGTTATCAGGCGGGAAATGAAGCTCGATGAGGGGGATATTTATAACGGCAGCGCCCTCAGGAGAAGCAGACAGAGAATATTTAACCTCGGTTATTTTAAAGAGGCTAACGTTAATACAAAACCCTCTGCCGAGCAAGATAAGCTCGATATAGATATTGATATTGAAGAAGGGCCGACGGGAACACTGAGTGTCGGGCTGGGCTATAGCTCTGTTGATGGTCTTGTGGGGATGTTGCAGGTTTCCCAGGGCAACCTTTTTGGACGCGGTCAAAAACTGAGTGTAAACGCAGAAAAAGGGGGCGAGAGCAGCAGCTATTCCATCAGTTTTACCGAGCCCTACCTCTTTGATTCTCCCTTTTCAGCCGGTATTGATCTCTTTGATAACAGCAGAGAATATGATGAGTATAAAGCATCGAGAAGGGGCTGGGGATTAAGAACGGGACGTGCCATAGGTGAATATAGCAGGGTGAGTCTTAGTTACAGCTTTAAGGATGTAAGTATTACAGATGTCGCTCCTACTGCACCGCAGGAATACCGGGATTACAGAAATAAAAAAACAAGTTCCATAGGGCTGACTGTCAAGAAAGATACAAGGGACAATTATATGAACCCTACTGAAGGGAGTGAAAACTCTCTCTTTATTGAGTATGCAGATACTTTTGGAGGGGATACCTATTATTACAAGACGATTGTCAACTCAAGTTTCTTTTTTCCTTCTTTTTCTGATGATGTCATCATGGTTCATGGAAGAATCGGTTACGCCGGGGGACTAAAGGGACAGCCCCTTCATATCGATGAAAAGTTCAGACTTGGCGGCATCAATACGCTCAGGGGCTTTGACTACCGGTCGGTAGGTCCGAAGGAAGATAGTATTGTTGTCGGCGGGAATAAGGTGCTCCTTTTTAATATAGAATATGTTTTTGACATTGCAAAGGATGCCGGTTTGAAAGGACTCTTCTTTTATGATGCCGGTAATGCTTATAGTGATGATGAGAATTACGATATCGGGAACTTGCGTGAAAGTGTGGGATATGGATTCCGCTGGTATTCACCTGTAGGCCCCTTAAGACTTGAGTGGGGTAAGGTCATTGATCCTGAGCCGGGAGAGAAAGATAGCCAGTGGGAATTCTCAATCGGCACTTTCTTTTAG
- a CDS encoding OmpH family outer membrane protein, producing the protein MKKFFSIVITSFLIGNASYAIADKIIKIGYVDMQEALNVSEAGKKAKDVFKGEVDRMQKDLDKQQADLKKMNEELEKQAFLLSEETRAKKEKEYQEKLKNFKRFYQDSQEKLQEKDAQLTRKIIIDLRKIIEEMGSAQGYTLIFEKNESSLLYADKGVDLTNEVVKKYNAKKK; encoded by the coding sequence GTGAAGAAATTTTTTTCAATAGTCATTACCTCTTTTTTAATTGGAAATGCATCCTATGCAATTGCAGATAAGATCATTAAAATTGGTTACGTTGATATGCAGGAGGCCCTCAATGTTTCCGAAGCCGGAAAAAAAGCGAAGGATGTTTTTAAGGGCGAAGTTGACAGGATGCAGAAAGATCTGGACAAACAGCAGGCAGATCTCAAAAAGATGAATGAAGAGCTTGAGAAACAGGCTTTTCTTTTAAGTGAAGAAACAAGGGCCAAGAAGGAAAAAGAGTACCAGGAAAAACTAAAAAACTTTAAACGCTTTTACCAGGATTCTCAGGAAAAACTCCAGGAGAAAGATGCCCAGTTAACGAGAAAAATTATTATTGATTTAAGAAAAATTATTGAAGAAATGGGTAGCGCACAGGGTTACACTCTTATTTTTGAAAAGAATGAGAGCAGTCTCCTTTATGCTGATAAGGGTGTAGACCTTACTAATGAAGTGGTAAAAAAATATAACGCAAAGAAAAAATAA